TAAATCTGTAAGGTCAGCACAAGAGCATTCTTGATTGTGAAGAACAGCAGCATCTGATGAACAATCCCTTTATGGAAGATCAAGAATAATCGGAAGATGAAGAAGGGTCCGTCTTGTATAAATATACTTATGGTAATATTCCAGAGGTCTGCACTGTGTTTGTGCACGTTCTTTGTTGGCTTGTCCTCATGCGGGTGTGATTCCTCTGTTTTCTGAAGCACTGCAATTTGATGAACAAACAGCAATTGTACAACTGTTTCAACATTAACATGTCTTTCCTGCTGTTGTTTTGTATCTTCTCACTCATGGAAGAACAGTATGAGAAAATGGAAGAATGAGCAGCCTGTTTAGGTCTGTCAGGCCACAATGTGAACTCTCCTCCCATACCCTTATGTGGGGTGGATGGTCCCATACACACAACAAACTATATTGACTTAGAAATCCACACAATAAAAGGTCATCAATATCCTTTCTGCACAAGAATTTCACTGTGTGTTAAGCCAGAGTGCTGGTCTTCATTCGTTAAGTCTGACAAGATTCTTCAAACACCAGATCTCCTGAAGTGGTACAGGATCTCAAACCACACAACACACAATAAGACCCAGCACATCCCAAAAAATAAAGAAGTACGCCTCTGTCACACGTCATTCCACTAATTAATACCACAAAGAAAAAAGCAAGTCACTAAACAAACATCACGCCATCAATTAATactacacagaaacatgggaagaGTAGTGGGCCATTTAgttcctcaagcctgttccattcATAgcattatacagcatggaaacagagctttcagtccacctcatccatgctgaccagatattctaaaatGACCTACTCCCATCagccaccatttggcccatatccctccaaacccttcctgttcattaacccatccaaatgccttttaaatgttgtaattatacccacctccaccacctcctctggcagctcattctgtacacacacagctctTTGCGTCAAACAGTTGCCCCTCACattccttttaaatccttcccctctgacattaaacctatgccctctaggttttgTCTCCCCGACTCTAGgataaagaccttggctattcaccttatccatgcccctcaagattctTCAATTAAACTGCTATTTATCACTGATCTTTGCTCCATATCCTAACCCTATACTTTGTGATTTGTATGGCTGAAGTATAACTCTTCTGCCTTTTTATTTAGTTCTACAGATATTCGGTCCATGCTTCACCactcagtaggatcatggctggtATGATTACTCCAATTCCTGCCTGTCCACTACTTCCACCCTCTTCACTTATTAAGAACTTATCTACCTCTGGCTTAAAAATGGCTAAAGATTCTGCTCCCATTGCCCTTAATGAAGCAAGTTCCACAGACTCACAACACcattcccccacacacccctctccgcATGAAGATCTAGACCTCCTTGCAGGGCCTCTCGGTCTTGGGATCGGTCAAAAGAATCACTAGGAGTACGATCAGTTTAAAGCAAGGTTACCAGTTTAATAAATTAAGGCCGCCTGGCACAGATTTGTCCAGCAACATAGAGGTTAAAGGCTTCTGTGTTCCGCGGTGAAATGGCGCAATTACActtgaaaattacacattatttatatgtttttttAAGAGATAGTATAGCCTTCATTACAAGAAAAAAACAATCACATATAATAAGGCGACACAATTTATCGcaggttaatccaatgatatttcctgggaaagggtTCTGAATTACAAGAAAAGTCCAATCAACTGTAATGTGGTGACATGATTGACAACAGGCTAATCCAATGATATTCTCTGGGAAAGGGGTCTTAATTACGTTAATAGTCATGTTACAGTAGcagttcaaggttagttcaaatACCAAATCACTGACTTATGATTCATATTATGAAAACTCCATTGTTTTCTCCTATCTCTAAATACAACCAATTTAGCAAAACATCAGTGCAAGTTCACACAGTTAAATCATTATTTTCAGCCATTTTGTTGTGTCAGTTTAAATTGAAAAGCCACTTTCTGGTTAATAAAAATCTACATATACTTGTTACTTCTGACAACAGCCTatattcaaattttagatcttCACTCAACCCCCAGTGAGAAAAGAGCTTCTCCTCACCTAGAAAGCACCATTAAGATTTACCTGTCAGGTCCAAAGGGAACTGCAACATGCTCCATGTCCAAAGAGCCAGAATTGCATATACCAATTCAGGATGGCATCTGAAATCAGTGTGACAACTCATTAATTATTGGGGCATAATTCCTATTGCACTGATGATATATTCCACTGAATGCAAAGCTCACCTGACCCCTTTCTCTGACAGGGTTTCACTCTTAAATTCTAAGATATCAGCCGCAATTCCTACAAACGTCAGGAGGAGCTGGGACAACTGGTCTCGTCGGACACCCGCTCCCATCGGAAGTATCCATTTCCCTACAATGAGCAGAATCATAAGCGTCTGGTGAAAGCCGAGTGTCCAGTCAAGTGTGCTGTTCAAAAAGTCAATGACCTGTAAAAGCATTTAAGTTAAGACGTCACTCAACAATGTATGTCAGAGATTCAAGAGATAAATGCAATTGCGACTTATGTCCACAGATCCAGTAAAGTTAAGGAATAATATCAGACTAAAATCTGAGGTTGCAAGGCAGATTTTTGATTGTGCAAATTTGTTTTACTGATATGATTTATTTACTGGCATTAGGAAATATCGAAATGAGATGAAATTCATAATCATAATGATTGGAAATATGTAAAGTAAAAGCAAAAAGGAGTTGTTGGTTTGCttggtttttttttgcaaatgttTCCTCCCCCTTCAGGGGGGGTGACATCTTCAGCGCTGTGTAGCCTCTGGATGGAGTGCTGTTGCTTTGCACTGCAGTAGTCTGTAGATGGGATCGATTTCAACATGTTTGTGGCACCAGTGGATAAACACCAGGCCTCCAGAATTCCTGGGcttgtctttgttttgcctgtcccAGTATTCtaatgttgtcccagttgaaatggtgtctTTCATTGTCAGCGTGTATTGACATGAGGGAGAACTGGTCGTGCCATTGTGTTGCAAGCTGATGCTCGCGTTTTCTGGTGGTGAAATTCTGGTACTCTCGCCACCAGAAAACACGAGCATTAGCTTGCAACAATGAAGGACACATTGACAATGAAGGACACCATTTCAGTTGGGACAACGTTAGAATACTgggacaggcaaaacaaagacaagttcaggaattcctGCAGGCAGGCCTGGTGTTTATCCATCGATGCCACAAACAAACATGCTGGAATTGACCCCACCTACAGACTATTGCAGCACCAAGCCGGAAATAGAGCCACCTGCCATATCAGACACAACCGTATAAATTCTGGGATGATCACAACAACAGCACTTCATCCCGAGGTTACACAGACCTGATGATGTCATCAGGCAGAGATGAAACATTTGCAAAAATACCAACCAGCTCACTGAACCGACCAACAACTCCAACCACAACCCGAGCTACAGATCTTCACGAAAACTTTAAAAGCGAAAAGATTTACCACATTGATAGTGTTACTGGAATTCCTGAGCCTTATAGTTGGTGCTTCAGTTGATTGGACAAAATGCTGCAAATTAATTTTCACACGTTATCGATACTGTTTGCAACTTTGGAAAGAACTGTAGGCTCAAAGTGTTAACTCCACAATACCTCTGAGTATGAGTCAGAGAATCAAATGACAAACCACTGGACACAGGATAAGATTCAGGGGTTCCTTCAGTCCttggattttaaaaaatatatttgttcagcacactacaggcccttcagcccttgatctTGTGCAGACATTTTATCCtaatctaagatcaaactaacctacatacccttcaatttactatcatccatgtgccaatccaaaagtcacttaaatatccctaatgtatctgactctactatcactgctggcagtgcattccatgcacccaccagtctctgtgtaaagaacctacctctgacatctccacaaAGCTTCACTGggaaaaaatctctggctatccactctacctatacctctcattattttgtacacctctatcatgtcacctctcatccttcttcgctccaatgagaaaagccatagctccctcaacatttcttcataagacataccctccagtccaggcagcatcctggtgaatctcctctgcatcctctctaaagcttccacatctttcctataatgaggcgaccacaactgaacacaatattccaagtgtgggtctgaccagggctttatagaggtGCAGTGTTACTTCgcagttcttaaactcaatccccctgctaatgaaagccatacaccttcttaacaacacatcaacgtgggtggcaacttggagggatctatggatgtggaccccaagatgcctctgttcctccatactgccaagaatcccgtctttaaccctgtattcagcattcaaactcgaccatccaaagtgaatcacttcacactttttcaggttgaactccatctgccactgctcagcccagctctgtccCATTGCAacatacaacagccctccacactacccaccactccaccaaccttcgtgtcatgagcaaacttactaacccacccttccacttcctcatcccagtcatttataaaaatcacaaagagcagaagtcccagaaccgaccctgcggaacaccactggtcaccaaactCCAGGCTATATACTTTTTCATCTACCACCACCGTGGGCCAacaaattctgtatccagacagccagatttccctgtatcccatgcctccttaacTTCAAAGTTCAGCTTGCCATCCTTCTTGTTCCCTATGTGGTGCAGTGACCACCTGGTTCAAGCTCCTCACTGACTTGCCCATCCTGACTGCATATCAGGCTGCCTGCCCTGTAATTTCCTAACCCTGTGACAAACAGTTAAGTCACTAAATACCTGACAACCGAAGTGTAGTGGAGCAGAACCCAGATTCTTTAGGCCAAGGC
Above is a genomic segment from Chiloscyllium punctatum isolate Juve2018m chromosome 38, sChiPun1.3, whole genome shotgun sequence containing:
- the tmem26b gene encoding transmembrane protein 26b; amino-acid sequence: MVLTVYLSAVVPRLIFVLHTVLAVWRVTLVKNDPIYWLLLLLILLTLVEMTVTLTIQKGKDYSGFSPALFFYLINIIPPVWMLELYQLDKRIHSEECRSMNSSMKCTHFVQSTEAPTIRLRNSSNTINVVIDFLNSTLDWTLGFHQTLMILLIVGKWILPMGAGVRRDQLSQLLLTFVGIAADILEFKSETLSEKGVRCHPELVYAILALWTWSMLQFPLDLTVLQKTEESHPHEDKPTKNVHKHSADLWNITISIFIQDGPFFIFRLFLIFHKGIVHQMLLFFTIKNALVLTLQIYRLALIYLEMRQSNGRQQLAPPEDTVPTCNTEMGDIAE